In the genome of Arachis stenosperma cultivar V10309 chromosome 6, arast.V10309.gnm1.PFL2, whole genome shotgun sequence, the window TCAATCCAAGACTTGAGGAGTAAATTATGGACTTCCAAAGTTCATCAAAAATTGGTTCTTAACTAATTCTCAACCAAACCTCATTTTCATCACTCATGTTCCTTACCATTACAACTTGCATTCTAATACCATATCAGCCTATGTCATTAACAACCATTGTTCATACTACCTTTAACCAATTCCACAAACCTTGAAcaacaataattataaatatttaccTCATACATCAATAACCCCtcatttattcatatatcaaCTCTTCACTTATACCACCCTTCATCATATATTTATCAACCTTCTATCAACATATAACAATTAAATTCCATTAACACAACTCAACCCTTCATTGACACATATATATCAACTCTTTATTAATAATTCTTTATTAACAAACACCAACCATATATACCAACATCAACACAATCCATCATAAGTAAATCCAAGAGCATAAAAGTAATAACCTCAATACCCCATAATTCCAACATGTATTCATCAACAATTATTCCAACAACATTACAAAACTACTCAATAAATACAATTAACAaattcaacttatcctatgaTTCCTCTAACCTACGTTTTTACAACACTGTAAATATTAAACGTGCGAAacttaaaccataccttggccgaccACTTAGTTTCACCCAAGGCAGCCTCACAACACAAAACACAACCCCTCCAAGCTCAATTAGAATAGCCATAAACCAAGCTTTGATCACCAACAAGCCTCAAAATATTCCCAATTCAATTTCAAAGCATATATACCCACTCAATCTACACCTAATACATATACATGTTCCAATTTCAGTTTTTCCATTATAAATACAAGATTGAGATAGGGTTTGGTGTCCTTACCGTACCCATATGCTCAATAGCTCGAGCCCATCAAGTCTTGGAAGCTAACTTGAGCCTAAAACACAAAATTGGACAAGATTTCACTATAGGATTTCAATTTCACCAAAGAAAGGGGAATAGAGATTCTGAATCAAATATGAGGCCTACCAGTAAAATTGATCAAATAAAAAGGTAGAGCTTGACGCGCTGAGCGCGTGGctgcaaacggtgcggcgatcggagcccGGACGGAGGAGTTATGGTGGATCAAAGGTTGTGAgggtttgagatctcctctcCCCTTTCCCCAATTCTGTTGGCTTCGTTGGATgcaaatgaaagagaagaagcTGCTGCTTCTTTTTAATTATGGGTCTGGTTGGACCCACAGGCCCGGTTTGGGccccggttcaaccggttcggtCCTTCCGATCCGATTTTGTGCCAAATTATCGAAATTggtatcaaaattctcgtttcaacgagctctatcctattttgatattagttttgaatttttagcttccctaattaaaattcaatttattaactaattatttatcGATTTTAGCGGGGTTTACATCCTATCCACCTAATTAGGAATTTTGTCCCCAAAATTCAGAGTGAGATACCTGAAAAGAGGTCGGGATAATACTTCCGCATATCTGATTCAAGCTCCCAGGTATATTCTTCAATACCAGCTCGACTCCAAGCTACTTTCACTAAAGAAACCTCCTTTCCGCATAGACGCTTGATGCTGGTATCATCAATCCTAACCGGAGttactggaagcgtcaaatcttctcTCACTTGGACTGATTTCGGTTCTAGGACATGGCTAGGATCAAAAGTGTATTTACGAAGCTGTGATACGTGGAACATGTCATGCATATTCGAAAGATGTGGTGGTAACGCGATCCTATACGCCACTGGTCTAATTCTCTTCAGGATTTCAAACGGCCCAATGTAACGGGGATTTAACTTCTTGGTTTTGATGGACCTCCCTATTCTagtggtcggagtaaccttcACGAAGATGTGTTCTCCTTCCTCGAATTCTAAGGGCTTCCGTCTTTGGTCAACATAGCTCTTTTGACGGCTTTGAGCCTCAAGCATTCGACTCCGAATTCTCTTTATTTGCTCAGTGGTTTCACTTACCATTTCAGGTCCTATCAAGCTCTTTTCTCCTGCCTCATACCAACATAATGGAGACTGGCATTTTCTTCCGTACAAAGCCTCATATGGAGCCATTCCAATACTCGCATGATAGCTATTGTTGTAAGCAAATTCTACCAGAGGCATATATCGATCCCAGCTCACCGGTTgatccaaaacacaagctcttaACATGTCTTCTAGGATTTGGATTGTTCTTTCTGATTGACCATCCGTATGAGGATGATAGGTAGTACTTAGGCTTAATTGAGTGCCAAAAGCTTACTGAAAAGCACCCCAGAACCGTGATGTAAAGCGAAGGTCTCTATCCGATACAATAGTGGAAGGTACGCCATGTAacctcacaatctcctttatgtataagcGAGCTAACTCCTCCATAGTACAACTTATCCAAATAGGCAAAAAATGAGCTGACTTGGTCAGTTGGTCTATAaccacccaaatagcatcacaACCTGTCCGAGTTCTTGGTAAGCCCAATACAAAATCCATAGCGATGCTCTCCCATTTCCACTGTGGAATCTCCAAAAGGTTGAAGGGTTCTGGCTGGTCTTTGGTGTTCAATCTTGACTTTCTGACAAGTTAGGCATTTGGAAACATGTAACGCCACATCATTTTTCATTCCTGGCTACCAGAACATCGTCTTTAAGTCTTGGTACATCTTGGTACTTCCAGGATGAATGGAGAACCCGCTCTTGTGAGCTTCCTCCAATATGTTCTGTCACAAATCCCCAACATCTGGCACAATTATCCGGCCCTTAAACCTCCACAACCCATCTTTATCTTCTGACACTCTCCATTGCTTTCCTTTCTCAATCGCGGGAAAAATCTTATACAATTCTTAATCATTCTGATGAGCCTTTACTAGTTCATCCTTGAAGTCACTTGAAAGCTATAATTGGCTTAGGCACCAAGTTCCGAACTCTTCTCTGATTCCTAGTTTCAATCCTTGAAAGACTTTTAGCAATTCTTCCTCTTTTAGCATAATCCAAGCGGCACATAGGGATTTCCTACTCAAAGCATCTGCTACTACATatgcctttcccggatggtagtTTAGCTTGAAATCATAATCCTTCAGGagttccatccacctcctctgacACATATTCAATTCTTTTTGCTCAAACAGGTACTTCAGACTCTTATAGTCTAAATAGACTTGAAATTTAACTCTATAAAGATAATGCCTCCAAATCTTCAAAGCAAAGACAACGGCTGCAAGCTCCAAATCATGAGTTGGGTAGTTTCTTTCATGTGGCCTTAACTGACGTGAGGCATAAGCTACAACTTTGTGATGCTGCATTAACACGCATCCTAAACCTTTCAAGGATGCATCGCAGTATACCTCGAATGGTTCTCTCGGCTCAGGCAACACTAACACGGGTGGTAGTCAACTCTACTTTAGGCAAGAAAACTCTCCTCGCACTCGTGAGTCCATACAAAAGAAACATCCTTCCTGGTCAGCTTGGTCAAGGGCAAAGCGAGCTGTGAAAACCCTTTGATGAACCTCTGATAATAACCCACCAAGCCTAAGAAATTCCTGATTTCTGTCATTGAAGTTGGCCACTCCCAATTCATCACCGCCTCAACCTTAGCAGGATCCACTGCTATTCCTtgcttactcaccacatggccaAGAAATTTCACTTCCGACTTCCAGAACTCACACTTGGATAACTTAGCATACAACTTCCTATCCTTCAGGATTTGTAGCATTGTTCGCAAGTGTTCTGCATGCTCATCCTCGGTCTTAGAATAGATAAGAATGTCGTCAATAAACACAACAAATTTATCCATATATAGATGGAAGATTctgttcatgtaatccatgaatatcGCCGGAGCATTAGTTAGTCCAAAGGACATCACGGTATATTCATagcaaggttgcgagaaccggaccggtcatcGAACCGGTCAAGTGACTGGTTCAATGGTTTAATGGTTCAACCGGGGTTGAAccagtttaattaaatatataataaaattataaaaaaaatcaaaacataattttaaaaagttaaatgcaataatttttaaactaataagattcaaaatttaataatttcacaaaataaacaatatataattcATCATTAAAAGGTCAAAGACAACTTCAAATGTCAAAGTTTATAACTAAAGAAATTAAAACGCACATAAATGACAAACATAATGTTTCGCAAGATGATATTTCATCCTATATATCCCCCCTCCATTATAAGTATTCAAACAAAAGATACATGTATATTGTGCCTTATGATTCTTATCATATTTCACAGTGAAATATTCCCAAGCAGGGTCAGATTTTCCTCGAGAGGAACCTGTCTGAGATTCTTGTACAGCattatgttgttgttgttgatcaTTTTGGGACTGTTCCATCTAAATTCAGAATGCCAGCAACATACAATTTATTCACTTTATTCAACCAAGAACAGAATTTAATCAACCAAGAACACAGAACTTAATCAATTTATTCAACATACAACAGCCTTAATAATTTGAAGCACAGAACAAAAAAAACCAACAAAATTTAATAACAGAGCAGAGTTCATTATTAACAGAGCATAGTTCATTATCCACCCTAACAACcgaaattaacaataaaaaattaacagaaCAGAAATCATCATTATCAACCAAGAAGTCAAGAACACAGAACTTAATCAAATTATCCAACATACAACAGCCTTAATAATTTGAAGCacagaacaaaaaaaaataaaatttaataacagAGCTTAACAACCGAGCAGGAAGCacaaccctaaaccctaacatCAGAAGCCTTAAACTGGTTCAACCCAGAGGCCAGAACGAACTAACCTCGAAGGAGAGAAGACGACCAGCGACGGTAAGCGAGCACGAAGCAGAGAAGACGACTAGTGATGGACGAGCGACGGTGAGCGACCCTGGAAGCAGAGAAGACGACGAGCGACGGTGACCCACGACCCGCGACTCCAGCCTCGACGCAGACAAGACGACCACCTCCGCCGTCTGCAGCTCCGATTAGGGTGGCTGTCTTCGAAACAAAGGTGAAGGGATTTTGGCTTTAGGTTAGTTTTGGAGATTTGGGGGAAAATGGGAAATGTCGAAGGGAAGGGGAAAGCAGCTTCAGATATTGgctgttttaatttttttttttttaagttaatacGACGCCGTTTTCAGGGGGCTGGGAGAGAACCGGCGTTGACAAAAACCGGGCCGGTTCACCCGGTTCGCCGGTTAACCATCGGTTCGGCCGGTTTTTCCACCGGTTTTTTGCAGGGCGATTTTCCATGTGGACCGGACCGGCTAGGGGACCGGTTTCCGGTTAACCCggttgaaccggccggtccggtccggttcTCAGAACATTGATTCATAGTGGCCATATCGTGTTCTGAAGGCAGTTTTAGGAATATCCTCATCTCTAACCCTTATCTGATGGTATCCGGATTGTAGATCAATCTTAGAGAACACACCGGCTCCTTATAACTGGTCCATCAGGTCATTAATCCTTGACAACGAGTATTTATTTTTCACTGTAACCTTATCCAGCTGCCTATAGTCAACACATAAGCGCATACttccatctttcttcttcactagTAATACTGGCGCACCGCACGGAGATACACTTGGTCGGATAAAATTCTTACCCAACAGATCCTCTAGTTGAGACTTCAATTCGACCATTTCTAGAGgcgacatcctataaggagcacatGAGATTGGTCTGGCCCTAGGTACCAAATCAATAACAAACTCAACTTCCCGTTTCGGTGaaaattcatcaatatcattAGGGAACACCTCCGAAAACTCACACACAATTAGGATTTGTTCTAAGTtatgatcatcacccgaaacacccgcAGCTAACAACAATATTCTTTGACATATGGCCCCAGAATAGTTCACTATCATGGAATTCAAATAGTATTTATTCACCACCACCGGCCCTTCTGTGTCCTCAGGCATAAAACATATTGTTTTTGCAGAGAAATAGAGTAGAACAAGATTCTTGGATAACCAGTCTAATCCCAAAATGAGATCAAGACTAATCATTGGCAAACAGATTAAGTTATGCACAAAATCACACTGTTGTATTCGAAAGGGAACTTGGGGGCACCCTAACCTAGTGATTATAGCTTCGTGGGTGGCATTATACATCTTCAAATCATATCCCAGGACTACAATTTTCAATCCTAACTCACGAGCCTTCTCAAATGCAATAAAAGAATGTGTAGCTCCAGAATCAAACAAAGCATTCAAAGTTTTATCAGCCATCTCACAGTTACCTCTGATCAATGTCTCTAACCCCTCAGCACCTACAAAAGAAGTAGTGTATACTCTGCCTGGTTGCTGTATTCTACCTATCTCatacttcttcttctctgggcaACTGTTAGCCAAGTGTCCTGCCTGTCCACAGGAGTAACAGACTTCGGTCCCAAACCTGCATGGCCCAGAATGATACTTCCCACATCTATGGCAACTCATATCCTGTTGTGGCTGCTTCCCCTGtctccttccctggttagcacTAGCATTAGGCCTCCTGGAGTTGCCTTGCCCCTGATTGTTCTGAGGGACAAAGCCACCATGCTTGAATTGTCTGTCCCTAGGTGCAAAATTTCTCCCTATAGTCCTCTGGAATGGCATCCTCAGACTCTCTTTTTCTGCTGCAGCCCTTCTGACACAATCCTCTGCCACCCTGCTCCTATTCACAAGCTCAGAAAACTCCCAAATCTGCATAGGTGCCACAAATCTCTGAATGTCACTCCTAAGGCCTCCTTCATACTTTATACACTTCCATTCAGCAAAGTCCTCAAGAGCTCCCTGACAGATGCGTGAAAAGCAACAAAATTCCTCAAATTTACTTGTATACTCAGTAATGGTCATCTGTCCCTGTTTAAGCTGAAGCAATCTGAGTTCTCTGGCATTTCTAGCTGAGGTGGGGAAATATTTCTTATAGAATTCCTCTCGGAACAACTCCCAAGAGATCACACCCCCGTCAAGCTGCAGAATGCGCCTCATACCCTGCCACCAGTGCTGAGCTTCACCATGCAACTGGTAGGTCCCAAACTCAACCCACTATTCATCAGAAACCTGCTGAGCCTGTAATGCCCGCTCAATAGCTTGTATCCAATCATCAGCATCTGTAGGATTCGAAGTCCCTCTAAAAGTTGGAGGGTGAACCTTCAGGAAGGAATGCAGTGACATTGGACCATTCTCATCATTGTTACCATTGTTTCCATTATTAATCTGATTTCCCAGGGCTTCAGCTGTCGCTTGCATTGCTGCTGCCATATTGCATAATGCAGCCATGAAGTCTATAGGGTTAGGAGTATTTCCTGATATTTCAGGCATAGCATTGCCTATTCGGCCTCTACCTCGCCCGCGTTCACATCCACGAGTAGACATCTGgtccctatacacaccaaacaagtgatatcaagttgatcagccTCAATATCGCAAGTTCAGTGCTTTAAGTCCCAAATGcttgctcatgaacgtttatgccacatatatcaattagatatcctaatagcacataaattcatacacagagaatgcacagaagcacaATCAGTCCGTCCTCAAGCTCTATAGGAacaaactgctctgataccataatgtagcACCCTACTATATTAAATCTTATGCTTTAGTCATAAGACTAAGATAGTAAGGTATTATGAACCTCTAACagtaaaaatatacatatatgtaTAAAAGAAATAGtatactaggagccttgaaacaaacgggtaaacaaaaatcacaaaatgaaaagcgcaacgctcaaggAATAGGGCTACTTACGTACTAAGAAATCTAATAGGAAAATGATAAAGGTAAACCAAAGATGTAAAGAAAAGCCAAGGAAACAGTATAACTAGCTcctgactcagcctgcgaagctaaggctggctggaggatatatatatatacatatgaacaTACATAGGTATCTccaaaatacaccaaaataCCAAAATAAACTCATATCTCTCCCTCAACCTCTAGAAAGAGCAGCATACACAAGTTACTTGGAGAGTAAgctacacatatatatacacaaatataaacaaaaacCCAAAATACATCTCGGAACTACTTCGCTCAAGATCCAAACGCCTAGCGAGGAGCCtttcgacctgcatctgaaaaacagcAACacagtatggaatgagaaccggaggttctcagcatggtaaaagtGTCACGTGTATAATAAATAAAGTTCTGAGAATGCcataggcaatcctagaactccgttATTCAATTATCCAACTTAATTACTAAATAGAAACCATAAACAGGGGTATGTATTCTAAATCTACCTAACTTACTCAATTTCAATCCTAGTCTAACACCAAACCATTTCTCCATTTCCTCCATCATCCATAATGCAACAAAAACAAACAACCAAACGAGTTCAAGCACAAGTAACGAGCAGATAGTACAAGTAGCAAGTATAACATGTAACAGCTGGTATATATCAGTTATGCATACCCAGGAAGTGCATAAcaatcaaaacaaacaaatgcatatgatgcatgcctgtcttATGGCTGATGGGGcccatctgtcggttatccagccaacccgacaagtccgaaaaccttagactgtcccccgtcgcgcatccccaagagtctatgcatagagtTCACATATATTCATCATATAATCACTCAATGGGGGTTATCCATACCCAGAAATTTATACGTGCCCGGTCACCTTTACGACGTAGgatcaacagagtatcgagaaTCAACCTGGAACATGCAGTGGCGAGCCACGGTTTAAACCCAgaaaaactcgtatctcagatatcatTATTCATAAGCCATGGTAATTTTATTATCAATACATCATCAAGTATCAAGCCTTAGCGCTAAACTTCGTTAACATTCTTATTTTCTTCATAAGCCGTCATTTACAACTTTCTTCACCCTCAAGATATCTTGTTTTCCTAGCTTCTTTTATCCATTGGACCTAAAACCATACTCTAAGCCTTaaagagaagaaaatggaggtttAGAAGTGAAAAATTGGTTTAAAAATAGTCAAACCCGATTTTTGCAGCAGGcagcatccacgcgtacgcgtgagtcatgcgcacgcgtggatatGATCACACGCGTACGCATGCTTCTCG includes:
- the LOC130933697 gene encoding uncharacterized protein LOC130933697, giving the protein MRRILQLDGGVISWELFREEFYKKYFPTSARNARELRLLQLKQGQMTITEYTSKFEEFCCFSRICQGALEDFAEWKCIKYEGGLRSDIQRFVAPMQIWEFSELVNRSRVAEDCVRRAAAEKESLRMPFQRTIGRNFAPRDRQFKHGGFVPQNNQGQGNSRRPNASANQGRRQGKQPQQDMSCHRCGKYHSGPCRFGTEVCYSCGQAGHLANSCPEKKKYEIGRIQQPGRVYTTSFVGAEGLETLIRGNCEMADKTLNALFDSGATHSFIAFEKARELGLKIVVLGYDLKMYNATHEAIITRLGCPQVPFRIQQCDFVHNLICLPMISLDLILGLDWLSKNLVLLYFSAKTICFMPEDTEGPVVVNKYYLNSMIVNYSGAICQRILLLAAGVSGDDHNLEQILIVCEFSEVFPNDIDEFSPKREVEFVIDLVPRARPISCAPYRMSPLEMVELKSQLEDLLGKNFIRPSVSPCGAPVLLVKKKDGSMRLCVDYRQLDKVTVKNKYSLSRINDLMDQL